Proteins from one Coffea arabica cultivar ET-39 chromosome 8c, Coffea Arabica ET-39 HiFi, whole genome shotgun sequence genomic window:
- the LOC113705827 gene encoding uncharacterized protein has product MGESSAPIDMKLLKRLDRFDEFIRKSQGLNKQGTHLRLFANKLGKPVDDENLPLRLFPESLEGDALDWYSNLKLEDVKTWIDLSNAFVRQYEYNCELAPTRTTLEGTKRKPSEDHKTYAKRWRKVAAKVEPPMTEDEIIRTFIKAHDPPYFEEIFRMTGCSFAAIVNKLEEFDESWEDCQCLYPQISVGCFTRARKQCEKAAVQKEGGGRNLYVEPKPFA; this is encoded by the exons atgggggaatcttctgctccaATTGATATGAAGTTGCTCAAACGTCTAGATCGTTTCgatgaatttataaggaagAGCCAAGGGTTGAATAAGCAGGGG acacatcTCCGACTATTTGCCAACAAATTGGGAAAGCCCGTGGACGATGAGAATTTGCCTTTAAGGTTGTTCCCCGAGAGTTTGGAAGGGGATGCGCTTGACTGGTATTCCAACCTGAAACTTGAAGACGTGAAAACCTGGATTGATTTATCTAATGCATTTGTGAGACAGTACGAGTACAACTGCGAGTTGGCTCCGACCCGAACTACGTTAGAAGGAACGAAAAGGAAGCCTTCCGAGGACCATAAGACCTATGCCAAGAGATGGCGAAAAGTAGCTGCAAaggtcgagccaccaatgaccgaGGATGAAATCATACGTACTTTCATAAAAGctcatgatccgccgtacttcgAAGAGATTTTCCGTATGACCGGATGTTCGTTTGCTGCAATTGTAAACAAACTTGAGGAGTTTGATGAGAGCTGGGAAGATTGTCAATGTCTCTACCCTCAAAtctcagttggatgctttacaagggCAAGGAAGCAATGCGAAAAAGCCGCCGTTCAAAAAGAAGGAGGGGGACGCAACCTTTAtgtggaaccaaaacccttcgcCTAG